The proteins below come from a single Parageobacillus thermoglucosidasius genomic window:
- a CDS encoding ABC transporter permease, translated as MRNFLKQYYVTILIGITGIAVWELITRYGNLNPVIFPTLSKVFRVFTQNIEELLLGLVSSLRLLIPAYIGSIILGIGGGLLLGLHHRVRHVLMPYVHLLSPLPPTLFVPYAIAVLPTFESASIFLIFIGTFWHIFLGTLHGVLIIEKQYLDNAKTLGLKGNDLLFKVIIPAASPHILSGAGSALTMSFLILTMAEMFGAKSGMGYFIQYYTDFAQYDYVIAGIIFNSAVILIALLLFEKLKKRLLFWTNLKEDTD; from the coding sequence ATGAGGAATTTTCTTAAACAATATTATGTGACGATATTGATCGGTATCACCGGCATTGCTGTATGGGAATTAATCACAAGATATGGAAATTTAAATCCTGTTATTTTCCCGACATTAAGTAAAGTTTTTCGTGTTTTTACTCAAAACATAGAGGAATTATTGTTGGGATTAGTAAGTTCCTTACGGCTGCTAATCCCTGCTTATATTGGATCAATCATTTTGGGGATAGGAGGGGGCTTATTGTTGGGGCTTCATCATCGGGTCCGCCACGTTTTAATGCCCTATGTCCATTTGTTAAGCCCTCTTCCGCCAACTTTATTTGTTCCGTACGCCATTGCTGTATTGCCAACCTTTGAATCGGCTTCGATCTTTTTAATTTTCATCGGAACTTTTTGGCATATTTTTTTAGGTACACTTCACGGCGTTTTAATCATTGAAAAACAATATTTGGATAATGCAAAAACTTTAGGGTTAAAAGGCAATGATCTTTTGTTTAAAGTGATTATCCCGGCAGCATCTCCTCATATTTTAAGCGGGGCAGGTTCAGCATTGACCATGTCTTTCTTGATTTTAACCATGGCAGAAATGTTTGGCGCTAAATCGGGGATGGGATATTTCATTCAATATTATACAGATTTCGCTCAATACGATTATGTGATTGCGGGAATCATTTTTAACAGTGCTGTTATTTTGATTGCCTTGTTGTTATTTGAAAAGCTAAAAAAACGGCTGTTGTTTTGGACTAATTTAAAGGAAGATACCGATTAA
- the resA gene encoding thiol-disulfide oxidoreductase ResA, which produces MKRGHFMIHFVITSVLLAAIGYVLYSNLYETEEVIAAKVGNAAPDFTLKNLHGTEQTLSDFRGKGVFINFWATYCPPCEKEMPYLEKAYQQYKEKGIEILAINAAGPTRLVHQYIARKKVTFPILLDRDGLVVEQYQVQNLPTTFFINSKGEIVDKVSGELTKEKIEEGLKLIKP; this is translated from the coding sequence ATGAAGAGGGGCCATTTTATGATCCATTTTGTCATTACCTCTGTTTTGTTAGCGGCAATAGGATATGTTTTATATAGCAATCTGTATGAGACAGAAGAGGTGATTGCCGCGAAAGTTGGAAATGCAGCGCCTGATTTCACGTTAAAAAATTTGCATGGCACGGAACAAACATTGTCAGATTTTCGCGGAAAAGGTGTTTTCATTAACTTTTGGGCCACATATTGCCCTCCTTGTGAAAAAGAAATGCCTTATCTTGAAAAGGCTTATCAGCAGTATAAAGAAAAAGGGATAGAAATATTGGCGATCAATGCAGCGGGACCAACTCGCCTTGTCCATCAGTATATTGCCCGAAAAAAAGTAACCTTTCCGATTTTGCTTGATCGGGATGGATTAGTGGTAGAACAGTATCAAGTGCAAAATTTACCGACCACTTTTTTCATTAATTCCAAGGGGGAAATTGTCGATAAAGTTTCTGGTGAGTTGACAAAGGAAAAGATAGAAGAAGGTTTAAAATTAATCAAACCATAA